DNA sequence from the Plodia interpunctella isolate USDA-ARS_2022_Savannah chromosome 19, ilPloInte3.2, whole genome shotgun sequence genome:
GTCTAAAGaatcaaaatagtttataaaaattataacattaaatctggcaatttcattaaaagcaaaacaaaatattattaattttgataggaaatatttctttgtttaatatttttaattccaatAAGAGGATACTAAcatcaaaattacatttcattcATGTCGGttacatttcaaaaagatttttatccGCGAAAATGTTTAACAGAAAAATTAATGACTTCAATAGACACAAATCGATCGGTGATCATTAtaaattgttactttttattttgatcatCTGTGGCTTCAATTAcgattatttcaaattcaaaaaaatatttaaatttattattaacggATATTGTATCGTTTTGAACATTGCAATAGTTATGGCATCTGTCTCCTGCTGTGACGATCAGGACGTTCCTCAAATCTGGTCGTTATTCGAATACGTCGCATCaactattatagttttatacataaaaaacaaaacttctatttttttccttaaattgaaaaacattGATAATTCTTTACGGATCAATCGGAAATATTATTTGCACACcaaatatagattatatttattgatttttacaatttggtCCGTGAGAATAGTTTATACgacattttattgtgtttattatgattattgttACAATGATTTGCTTTTGTATTTGTTGAATCAGTTTTCTCTCATCGCATTGGATTTGAATAGAGTGTGGAGATTTGCAATATATAACGAAATTAGATATCGATTGAGAATTCTCCGAATGAGGTTAGGAGAATGTCCTGAATTAAgttgttatttgtttgttattaataacaaGATAAGGAAGGAGAATAAAGTAAGGTTTTGTTTAGATTTGTATCAGAATATAGCTGATACTATGGACTTGATGATACCAGAACTTCACGCTTCGGTAAGATTTACTTTTAATCTAAATTACAATAGTTAGTGCTCTGTGGACAAATGTGAAGTCtggttttttcttttaacttacatacaaaatacaaaactgccatattaaaattttccttgtcttcttaagatatttttgatttataagtatttttaagttagatattttttagtttaaattaatattattttgtatcttttAATTGTTAGTtctattttgtgatttatatacgaactattaatacatttcataaacaaatttaaaaatcgtaTTTGATTGTCGCTACTTATggaagatatatatatatttatattgattattGATGATCaagattttacattttatgattCAGCTCTTCGTCAGTGTGATCTGTAGCCTGCCAAAACTTGTGATAAATGTGTATCGCGTACTTTTGGTGATAGAAAATCACGTGAGTAATATTGTGTATTTGTCttctatttgtttataactatatttttaatactaatatcGACATTCACTTGCTTTTTTCACGTGagagttaaattatatttagctGCGCCCTGCGCCATGCCAGTAgcttgtagcttgtgagaaataactataaatataaaaattgacgagaaaaagtgaaggtctaatttctgaataaatgacttgaatttgaatttggggCTTCGTtgctgtgggaattttgaggttaaagtaccctgtgtgttctacccgtgtaatTACATgctctagtagattttgcgtgaaagagaaacatacattctcaaaaactttcgcattgaTAGCATTACTAAGATTTACCAAAGCAAGAAACTTTGTAGAGTTGAAAGAAATATAGGTTTGATTGGTTTCTATCACGCTAgaactacttaatattattatatttaaagctgtccttatcttttttttttcagaaaccCTACGAATCGCTCGGTTTTATGTTAATGCACATATtacaaatatcatttttcttaTTCTCCCCGTGTACGGTCGCCGAGCTCTTTTCATACGAGATAGAGAAGATGAGGAAGATTTTGATGGATAAAATGATAAAGGAAActggtaattatttttttttaatttagaacaaataacaaataatgatTTCGATACCaacgtgattttttttctagacagttcataaattaatatagtaattgaataaagaagaaaattattcGTTACCtttttttcgttatttttaaaaagtgtaATCATAGAGATAGGGCCGACtcctgattaaaaaaatatatttgtaaacataaatgaaacaaaatccGGACGTTAATTACTCTTAATGCTTTTTATTGAGCATTGGGTGCAAATTGTAGATAGGGCTAtaacttttgtaaaataaaacgaattaatacaaaaaaaaaaaaaaattgtgacaaccctgactgcaTTGCCAACGCTGGCAGCTTTTTTAGCTATTaatatccaaaaataaatgtatcaaaGTTACAGtcagtacaataaataaatatgttaggacaaaccacacagattgagctagccccaaagtaagttcgagacttgtgttatgggatactaactcaacgactcaatgatacatattttataaaaaaatacataatatagataaaaatccaagatTCAGTcatccaatcagaaaaagatcattttccatcatgacccgaccggggatcgaacccgggacgtctcggttcagaggcaagcactttaccacttcgccactgaggtcgtcaatgaacagattttttttcagacaAAACGTCGAAAGCCGACATCCAACTTTTTGTCGACTACACCCACGAGCGCAACTTCCGTTTCAAGATCTGGAGGATCATACCTGTCAATCTGTCTTTGCCGTTGAACCTCGTCAACCTGTGCACTACTTATGTTATAGTTGTCATTAACTTCACACATTTGTATGATTAAGCGTGTTAATATTGTAGATAAGTTacgaagtaaatatatttatttgtaaatataaccattattcataaaaagtggCTTTTAGTCGGGGCGTGTGTAAACTAAGACTCTAGTAACTATATTAGATAATCTGTAATTActtgcgccccggggctttgctcttatgagaatttcggggtaaaaaatactttatgtgttattccaggttatattctactcgtgtaccaaatttcataacaaatccgtccagtagattttgcgtgaaagattaacaaacatacacacatgcaTCCTCAcatactttagcatttataatattattagtgtaCACCATAAGGAAAATTACTAGACGTCGAAAAATAGCGATTTTTTCGAAACATAGTTCAAACATATTCGGTGACATAAATCTTAATTCtgaatgtatatgtatatatacttaagCTGCGTCTACGCATGACAATGCGGAATATGGTGATTTTGTGGCTTGAAAATGTTATATCaccaaaataacaaaaatattttttgttcgttgtacttaaaaataaattcacttgACGTCTTCAGAAGTGGTTGACGAGCCGAATGCACATCGGTTTAACGATTTAAGCCTTTTGTTCGCTTTATCGAACAATCTGTTTGATGATTGGTTTGTCAGAAAGTTTGTAGGAAATTGTAAAGGATTTTGagtgtatctatttataaatatacaatttgcTGAACGGTAACAAAAGATCTGTTAACAAATTAGAGTTCTAAGGGACAATCAATGTTGCTCttgtgtattattttgtaaaattatgtttgtttcttcttcttaggGAGTCGACTTTTGGGATgagtttacttttaaaattgagcaatatatgatatatatatatatatatatatatatatatatatatatatatatatatatattattagcttAAACTTTTTCTGGCATGTGGTCGCGCCCTATATTCCATATTTAGTTAGTTAAAGTCACTAATATATAAGtctatgaatttaattaaacaagttATGGAGGTCTTGTCATAgcttataatatattgaaagaGACGCAGATACAGTAATAGAAAAGCTACAAAGCTACCACAAACAAATTATAGATAAAGGCATAAACTACTATAGTCTTcacgtattttatttacgctATAAAGTTACTAGTATATTATCAATCTTATTACTTTTAAGTATAACTATGtcaagaaatagaaaataattaacattctAAAGATATGTCAATGTGTTCATCCaacattatcatttaaatcCTAGCCGAAAATCTCAACTCACACCCGATAAAATATGATGTTTCTTAAACAATCATTAGTCAGTCTTTTGTGCGATAGGGGGCGCGACGGAGCGCATCGTAATGTGCCTCTTACGTGGCTAATGATTCTGCATGTACTGTCATTAAGTCTGAGTGGCGCAAGTGATGTGTATATCCGTTTTAtcttgtatttgtttgttaaaattgaTTCTACTTACAAATACTATGTACAAATTTACTCGTCTCTATTCTAAATcagaattaattttgtgtattttgtaaGAACGTGTGCAgttatcataaaatttgatCTGATTTCAGCTACGATTACTCGTAGCCGCTACGCCATTATCacgacaatattttattgttgtatttttgttcAGAATATTGATTCTGATTCGCTGCGCATCTTATTGTAgcttataatttataagttaatgCTAATGATTATGTATGAGTTTAAGATGCTATCATTAAGAATAAGTAGCACAACAGCTGATGTACATATTCTGTTTGAATAACTATTTATCATTGTTGTGGAATATTTGGTAATCGTTTCACATGTTtagaaattttttaaaatttaattgtttattccattttattgAAACGATAATGCATATCAAATACATGAGAATAACAACTCTGGGCAgcaataaaaaacacaatcttttccatttttagggtgggttgcaagTCAATTTAACgtgtgcagaaaaacgcaatgtacattttgtctaaacatcagCGACGCGCCAGTTAATATCAAGTTATATCACTCTCAATATAAGATATTGCAACTTTGAATATAGTTTGAATACATCAAATTAAGAATAGTTTCCTTTCAGATTTTCCTCCTTTGTATAAACAGTATGAGGAGAAATTCCCAACTACTCTATATTCAATATGCTCTCAAAAATATTGGCTAGCTATGAGACGTCGCAGTCGTGTAAGGGTTATTGTGATTTTATCGagagaaattttatattgaatccCTTACCATGATAACTCGACAGaatgaacataataatattgatctAAATTGCGACAGTTATGTCGGAGTGTCTGATGGAAAGTAACTCATCCTgacaattaaacattattgtttttcctCCCAGAAGTCCACtgatttgatttgttattGGTAGcaagttattaaattttaaatttcgttgCTTATGTTATGCTTATGATAATCGCACTGTTGGGTGGAGACAGAGGGAGAATTGTGCGACGCGCGAATTTGTGGAAGGAGTCGTTAAGAACAGTAGTCTGAAACTAAATGTAACGAAGACATTACTTGCAAtgttatagattttattagcagaccctgggctccgatgctcaatggctgaggaatcAACCAGGAAAACACTCAAAGGAGAGTAAGATTATTCAGTTTAAAATAACGTACAGTTTTCTCTTATTATAAAATCCCTCGATCGAGAAGATTCGAGACACAATGCAAACACGGTAACCGATGATAGGTGATGggttaattcaattttaaaattaaagatacAGATTTTTTCAGGGTATTTagatagaaagaaaatataatacaataatataatacatacattcatGTAAATGACACGTTTCAATGTTTAAGAAGGTTTCACCAAAAGGGATATCGCTCAACATGGTCATCCGCGAAGAACCAAAGTTTATACTTTGGTTCTTCGCGTCATCTTAACATCCGCGAAGAACCAAAGTTTATACTTTGGTTCTTCGCGGATGTTAAAAGATTCAACATTTCACAttacattcattcatttaacaTTACACCGTGTTGTTCACTCAAAGTCAACACAGGTCCATAGTAGCGCTCCAATACTTGGCAAACTCTTCAATATTTCAGAACGGAACTTCGACATCACCTGCATTAAGTGATTAGTCCCATTTGTGAATAACACAGCTTCTCTGTTCAGTTCACTttgattaatttgaataatttatggaCGAATTTGTTAGTTCCAGACTTCGAGCTGTGTAGCTGATTTTGGTTATGTttagtaaatatgtatttatgtactaCTAGCTCCGcccaggggcttcgctcctgtgggaatttctggataaaaagtaccccagGTGTTTATCgtgattatattctacccgtgtactaaattttataacaatccgtccagtagatttcgcgtgaaagagtaacaaacatacatcgaCACATTctttcacttttataatattagtaagatgtCGAAACTTCATGTGCCATAAGGATGTTATTCCTTATAGTTGAATGTGATGTTGTAACTTCCTCATTATGAGTGTTGTCTTGGTTATTTTCCAGCTGTAAGGCGTTAGAGCTCATGGTCTACTTAActtctttttaacccccgacgcaaaaagaggggtgttataagattgaccgctaagtgtgtctgtctgtgtacgtggcgcGGTAGCTCATTAACGGATgcggtttattttatttgatagctaatttttatgcggtggttcttagataagtttgatcaaaatcggttcagtcgttcaaATGTTGTGGCGAAAcgaatgaatattgaaagtcgggtttttttttaatttgtctaacaaataaacttgtttcttCTCCATAACGCACACCGTCTTCGACTTTTCTTACTTTACTTCGACTTTTTTTACTTGTcagacatttaaaataaatttaatttaagacaATTAAAATTGCCGTGACATGAAGCCAGTACTTCTGGAGATTACCTTTTCTACCTTCATTTTACAATTTCTTAGTTTAATCTACCTTAGTATTTGTTTATCTGTAACCATATAAGCAAGTTAAATTTCCTCTAATTTCCACTTATCCCACAGAGTTGAAACTCTCCACGTCCCATCAGTTTCCATAAAAATGCATAATCATGACTTTTTGTCACACGTTGCAATAAGATATCTGTAACTACAACAAAAACTTGtagcaaaaattacattaaaaaaaaagttgttaaataatataaaagccGGATGAATCTTAATAGAAACTCGTAAACGTTATCCATAAACCACCTGATAGCCGAGCTATTTGGCCAGGGCATGATTATTCATAAATCGGTTATGCTCTATAAACTATCTGCAGGTGATACTGCGTTATGGTCATCGTAAACAGTTTATCGTCGAAACAGTTGTTACTGGTTTACGTCTGTTATGATTAATGTTTTGTTGGGTTTATTTCGCATGTGAAACTATTTGTTTTGAACGcttcatgtaaaatattacatacaagtCTTTGCCCACAAtctcgtatgtgagtaaaaatccgtttcccgtgggattttccggaaatcccttcttagtgctcccctacactgtcctaggaagctacacaccaaatttcagcgtcctacgcccagtagtttagGCTGTACGTCAGTCATCACGTCGTGtgtgtcagtcagtcagtcagtcactcagtaatggaagagttttatatattttgattgatattAAGATCAAAAAACCTATTTTCAGTACATTTTCGGTGACAGGgtcaaaaatatctatacaaaAATTCTCACAAAGTTTTGTACATATACTGTCCGTCGTCATAATATAAATGGCATGTATAGATACTGCGTACTACTAACTCCAGGAGTGCCGCTTGTGCTGATACGGCTATGTCTTGTGTAGACCGGCAAATTACGTAGAGAATAAATGTCTGGCTTTGCCGCTTCTGCCTGGTCCTCGCAGTAGGGGCAAATCCTAGAGCTTTATGTGGAGGACGATGATATGCGTGCTAATGGTTTGAAAACCAGGGATACGGACGACGCGCGAAGTGGAGacaaaaatgtaggaaagtggaccctgggctctgacgctcAATGACTAAGGAAGGAACCACAAACACGCTTAGGTGACAGAGAGACGGATCATGCCAACCATAGAGTAGACCATGGCGCGTAGACGATAATTAAGCTCAAGCTAATACTGTTATTCAAAGTCATTAAATTCATGAAACTTCTACGTAATGTTAGCTACGTTAAGTTAGATTGTTCTTAGTTTTAATCGAATCCAATATAATCGATTGCCTGCGAGAActcaaacacaaaatatattaaaaataatgttggcCACACACGATCCCTCAAACGGCCCCTATTCACGGCACGTCGTTAGCGACGGACACCATTAACCGATGCGTGTAGTGTATGACAATTCAATTTGTGCCCCAATAATATCGGGTTACTGTTAGCACAAAGTAAAAATCCGACTGCCCTTTTTGGTGATTGTTCATATTTGAGGATgactacattttattaagaaggcatttttaagattaagtcatattttttttatttgttattatattgattgGGAGAATAAAAATCAGTTTGTAAAGATACAGCAAACTGCCATTTGCTTCATAGAATCGCAAAACATTCCTAAGACGCTGCACGCATACGTCTCCGAAAAATCGTGATAATAATGTAGTTTAAGAGTAATTATAAAACGAAAACTATGGATGTCCGCGCCGAGTCATGCCTGGTGCGTTAGCGCCTACGATGTAGCGACTACAACGGTCTGTGTGACTACATCATAGCGCCTACGGCGTAGCAACTATGTCATAGCATCTACGTAGCATCTATGCATGTAGACGATCTTCTAGCTTACGCCAAAGTAACTGTCCCAAAATTTAGGCACAGACAGTACTGCTTACAATCCCGACTCAGTGTTCcgtaatatttgttaatgtttttgttaattatactATTCACTATCAAATCACAGATCGTCTACATGCTACGCCAATTGCTACGTAGACGCTATGACGTAGTTGCTACGCCGTAGGCGCTATGATGTAGTCGCACAGACCGTTTGTAGTCGCTACATCGTAGGCGCTACGCCATAGTTGCTACGCTACCGCTACAACAGCTCGCTACGCTGAGATCGCTACATAACTGTTATGCTTGATATTGTGGAactgatatttaattttcgttttattatataaatcgtTTGGTTTATCCCACGTTTGgttgtttgtattaaaaaaaataagaatcagtatgttttaaaatgatgATGGAGTtatcataatcatatttttttctgtatactGCTGAGCATAGATCTCTCTTTCAGATAGTTATAACTCAGTggtgtgtggttccgtcctagaatagcACCACTcgatatcctcccgtggatgacTAAGGTAAACAAAGTTCAGGACAGCTGATATGCaacgatagcattcccaaagcgGGCAATGGCAATTTTTTAACTAACTTTGGGACGCCACAGCTCCGTATACAATCGAGAACACGCGAAGATTTCAAATGTATAATCTCTTCTCCAAGTATGAACACACACAAAGTCcctataataatttcacaaGACGTATCAAACCATAAACCCGAGGGCAGCAAATTGTAgccaacaataaaaaaaactggtaGTTTCTATCGTCTCGAATCACGCAAAGTTTGGATCATTGTTTtggtttataatttacaaaatgaatGCTTGGCAAAATTTTtggaaaaagtattaaatgcattctaatccatactaatattat
Encoded proteins:
- the LOC128678497 gene encoding uncharacterized protein LOC128678497; translated protein: MFNRKINDFNRHKSIGDHYKLLLFILIICGFNYDYFKFKKIFKFIINGYCIVLNIAIVMASVSCCDDQDVPQIWSLFEYVASTIIVLYIKNKTSIFFLKLKNIDNSLRINRKYYLHTKYRLYLLIFTIWSVRIVYTTFYCVYYDYCYNDLLLYLLNQFSLIALDLNRVWRFAIYNEIRYRLRILRMRLGECPELSCYLFVINNKIRKENKVRFCLDLYQNIADTMDLMIPELHASLFVSVICSLPKLVINVYRVLLVIENHKPYESLGFMLMHILQISFFLFSPCTVAELFSYEIEKMRKILMDKMIKETDKTSKADIQLFVDYTHERNFRFKIWRIIPVNLSLPLNLVNLCTTYVIVVINFTHLYD